In Solanum stenotomum isolate F172 chromosome 6, ASM1918654v1, whole genome shotgun sequence, one DNA window encodes the following:
- the LOC125868088 gene encoding laccase-12-like → MRTGWADGPEFITQCPIRPGKSYTYRFTIQEQEGTLWWHAHSSWLRATVYGALIINPKEGEIYPFPKPKRETPILLGEWWNTNPIDVVRQATRTGAAPNLSDAYTINSQPGDLYKCSSQDTTVVHIDSGETNLLRVINTALNQQLFFAVANHKLTVVGADASYVKPFTTSVLMLGPGQTTDVLIKADQQPARYYMAARAYASAQGAPFDDTTTTAILEYNTASCSSNCVKTKPVFPSLPEYNDTATATAFTTKFRSPRKVEVPKEIDENLFFTVGLGLENCPRGAPSSYCQGPSGTRFTASMNNVSFVLPSNNSLLQAHYQGIPGVFSTDFPAVPPVKFDYTGNVSQSLWQPIRGTKLYKLKYGARVQVVLQGTSIFSAENHPIHLHGYDFYIIAEGFGNFNPKTDTSKFNLIDPPLRNTASVPVNGWTVIRFVANNPGVWLMHCHLDVHITWGLAMAFLVENGVCELESLEAPPVDLPVC, encoded by the exons ATGAGAACAGGATGGGCAGATGGACCAGAATTTATCACTCAGTGCCCGATTAGACCAGGAAAGAGTTACACTTACCGTTTTACCATTCAAGAACAAGAAGGGACTCTTTGGTGGCACGCCCACAGCTCGTGGCTTAGGGCTACTGTTTATGGAGCTTTAATTATCAATCCAAAAGAAGGAGAAATCTATCCATTTCCGAAGCCCAAAAGAGAAACACCAATTCTGCTTG GTGAGTGGTGGAATACGAACCCTATTGACGTTGTAAGACAAGCAACAAGAACAGGAGCAGCTCCTAATCTATCTGATGCATACACCATCAATTCTCAACCAGGTGACCTCTACAAATGTTCCAGTCAAG ATACCACCGTAGTTCATATAGACTCTGGCGAAACCAACCTCCTTCGTGTTATCAACACTGCACTGAACCAGCAGCTTTTCTTTGCTGTGGCCAATCACAAACTTACTGTTGTTGGAGCAGATGCCTCTTATGTTAAACCCTTCACAACATCAGTCCTTATGCTTGGACCAGGCCAGACAACTGATGTCCTGATCAAAGCTGATCAACAACCAGCTCGATATTACATGGCAGCACGTGCCTATGCTAGTGCTCAAGGCGCCCCCTTTGATGATACCACAACCACAGCCATCCTTGAGTACAACACAGCTTCTTGTTCTTCGAACTGTGTCAAGACCAAACCGGTTTTCCCATCTTTACCAGAATATAATGACACAGCCACTGCCACAGCTTTCACAACCAAATTCAGAAGCCCAAGAAAGGTTGAGGTTCCCAAGGAAATCGATGAAAATCTGTTCTTCACAGTTGGGCTGGGACTCGAGAACTGCCCAAGAGGTGCACCCTCCAGTTACTGTCAAGGTCCAAGTGGAACTCGATTCACAGCGAGTATGAACAATGTATCTTTTGTGCTACCATCCAATAATTCCCTGCTACAAGCACATTACCAAGGCATACCTGGTGTTTTCTCAACTGATTTCCCAGCTGTGCCACCTGTAAAATTTGATTATACCGGCAACGTAAGCCAGTCTTTATGGCAACCTATTCGGGGGACTAAGCTGTACAAACTGAAATATGGGGCAAGAGTGCAAGTTGTGCTACAGGGGACTAGTATCTTTTCAGCTGAGAACCACCCAATACATCTTCACGGATATGATTTCTACATCATTGCAGAAGGTTTTGGTAACTTCAATCCAAAAACAGATACATCTAAATTCAATCTTATTGATCCACCTCTTAGAAATACAGCAAGTGTACCCGTTAACGGATGGACAGTCATCAGATTTGTCGCGAACAATCCAG GAGTGTGGCTAATGCACTGTCATTTGGATGTTCACATTACATGGGGCTTGGCCATGGCGTTCCTCGTAGAAAACGGAGTTTGTGAATTAGAATCATTGGAAGCTCCTCCAGTAGATTTGCCTGTCTGTTGA
- the LOC125868087 gene encoding laccase-12-like, producing the protein MEAFKSIVKPLCYFLFMCAFLLFADAASAKTHYHDFVIQATPVKRLCKTHNTITVNGQFPGPTLEVNNGDTLVVKVVNRARYNVTIHWHGVRQMRTAWADGPEFITQCPIRPGKSYTYRFTIQGQEGTLWWHAHSSWLRATVYGALIIHPKEGGNYPFPKPKRETPILLGEWWDANPIDVVREATRTGAAPNVSDAYTINGQPGDLYKCSSQDTTIVHTDSGETNLLRVINAGMNQELFFTVANHKFTVVGADASYVKPFTTSVLMLGPGQTTDVLIKADQPPSRYYMAARAYASAQGAPFDNTTTTAILEYKTSSCSSNCVKTNPVFPSLPAYNDTATATAFTTKFRSPRKVEVPKEIDENLFFTVGLGLNNCPRGARSRNCQGPNGTRFTASMNNVSFVLPSNFSLLQAHHNGIPGVFSTDFPAVPPVKFDYTGNVSRSLWQPIRGTKLYKLKYGATVQVVLQGTNISTAENHPIHLHGYDFYIIAEGFGNFNPKRDTSKFNLVDPPLRNTASVPVNGWAVIRFVADNPGVWLMHCHLDVHITWGLAMAFLVENGVSQLESLETPPVDLPVC; encoded by the exons atggAGGCGTTCAAGAGCATTGTCAAACCTTTGTGCTATTTCTTGTTTATGTGTGCTTTCCTTCTCTTTGCAGATGCAGCATCGGCGAAAACGCATTACCATGATTTTGTT ATTCAAGCAACACCAGTGAAGAGGCTGTGCAAAACCCACAACACCATAACGGTGAATGGACAATTCCCTGGACCAACATTAGAAGTAAACAACGGGGATACTCTAGTTGTCAAGGTAGTCAATCGAGCTCGATATAATGTCACCATTCACTG GCATGGGGTTAGGCAAATGAGGACAGCATGGGCAGACGGACCAGAATTTATCACTCAGTGCCCAATTAGACCAGGAAAGAGTTACACTTACCGGTTCACAATTCAAGGACAAGAAGGGACACTTTGGTGGCACGCCCACAGCTCATGGCTCAGGGCTACTGTTTATGGAGCTCTAATTATTCACCCAAAAGAAGGAGGAAACTACCCATTTCCTAAGCCCAAAAGAGAAACACCTATTCTGCTTG GTGAGTGGTGGGATGCAAACCCAATCGATGTTGTAAGAGAGGCTACAAGAACAGGAGCAGCTCCTAATGTATCAGATGCTTACACCATCAATGGTCAACCAGGTGACCTCTACAAGTGTTCCAGTCAAG ATACCACCATAGTTCATACGGACTCTGGCGAAACCAACCTCCTTCGAGTTATCAATGCTGGAATGAACCAGGAGCTTTTCTTTACTGTGGCAAACCACAAGTTTACTGTTGTTGGAGCAGATGCCTCATATGTTAAACCCTTCACTACATCAGTCCTTATGCTCGGACCAGGCCAGACAACTGATGTCCTTATCAAAGCTGATCAGCCACCAAGCAGATACTACATGGCAGCACGTGCCTACGCAAGTGCTCAAGGCGCCCCCTTTGATAATACCACAACAACAGCCATCCTCGAGTACAAGACATCTTCTTGTTCTTCCAATTGTGTCAAGACCAATCCAGTTTTCCCATCTCTACCAGCATATAATGACACAGCCACTGCTACAGCCTTCACAACAAAATTCAGAAGCCCAAGAAAGGTCGAGGTACCCAAGGAAATCGATGAAAACCTATTCTTCACTGTTGGGCTAGGACTCAACAATTGTCCAAGAGGTGCACGCTCTAGAAACTGTCAAGGTCCAAATGGAACTCGATTCACTGCCAGTATGAACAATGTATCTTTTGTGTTACCATCCAATTTTTCCCTGCTACAAGCACATCACAATGGCATTCCTGGTGTTTTCTCAACTGATTTCCCAGCTGTGCCACCTGTAAAATTTGATTATACTGGCAACGTAAGCCGGTCTTTATGGCAACCTATTCGAGGAACTAAGCTGTACAAGCTGAAATATGGGGCAACAGTGCAAGTTGTGTTACAGGGGACTAATATCTCCACAGCTGAGAACCACCCAATTCACCTTCACGGATATGATTTCTACATCATTGCAGAAGGTTTTGGTAACTTTAATCCAAAAAGAGATACATCTAAATTCAACCTTGTTGATCCACCACTCAGAAACACAGCCAGTGTGCCCGTTAATGGATGGGCAGTTATTAGATTTGTCGCTGACAATCCAG GAGTGTGGCTAATGCACTGTCACTTGGATGTTCACATTACCTGGGGTTTGGCCATGGCGTTCCTCGTTGAAAACGGAGTCAGCCAATTGGAATCATTGGAAACTCCACCAGTAGATCTGCCTGTCTGCTGA